A window of the Shinella zoogloeoides genome harbors these coding sequences:
- a CDS encoding sarcosine oxidase subunit delta, translated as MQLFPCPFCGPRSESEFHFGGDAGNHRPEGFRAVTDGAWAAYLYERDNLRGAANEIWMHMACGEVFRMERDTVNHRVAEAFALGQGGGDDGMAH; from the coding sequence ATGCAGCTTTTCCCATGCCCCTTCTGCGGACCGAGAAGCGAGAGCGAATTCCATTTCGGCGGCGATGCCGGCAATCATCGCCCGGAAGGTTTTCGCGCCGTGACGGATGGCGCCTGGGCGGCCTATCTCTACGAGCGCGACAACCTGCGCGGGGCGGCAAACGAGATCTGGATGCACATGGCCTGTGGCGAGGTGTTCCGCATGGAGCGGGACACCGTGAACCATCGCGTGGCAGAGGCCTTCGCACTCGGACAGGGAGGCGGCGATGACGGCATGGCGCACTGA
- a CDS encoding (R)-mandelonitrile lyase, producing MDILRAGTRPSAKGPEAWFTGTVRIDPVCNPFDAERVQGAQVTFEPGARTAWHTHPLGQTLIVVSGLGRVQREGGPVEEIRPGDVVWFAPGEKHWHGASPTVAMTHIALQEVKDGKVVDWLEHVTDADYAAG from the coding sequence ATGGACATTCTACGCGCAGGAACGCGCCCTTCCGCGAAAGGCCCGGAGGCCTGGTTCACCGGAACCGTCCGCATCGACCCCGTCTGCAACCCCTTCGACGCCGAACGGGTCCAGGGCGCGCAGGTGACCTTCGAGCCGGGGGCGCGGACCGCCTGGCATACGCACCCGCTCGGGCAGACGCTCATCGTCGTCTCGGGCCTCGGCCGCGTGCAGCGCGAAGGCGGACCCGTCGAGGAGATTCGCCCCGGCGACGTCGTCTGGTTTGCACCCGGCGAAAAGCACTGGCACGGCGCATCCCCCACCGTCGCCATGACCCATATCGCGCTTCAGGAGGTCAAGGACGGCAAGGTCGTCGACTGGCTGGAGCACGTCACCGACGCCGACTATGCCGCCGGCTGA
- a CDS encoding NAD-dependent succinate-semialdehyde dehydrogenase — protein sequence MALSHTLIRRLKNPELFEAIADPAWLGLAAGTPTFAVVNPATGEHLADIPDMGVDGARAAIDKAGEAQAEWAGLTARERSDTLWRWHQLIVRHTDDLAAILTAEMGKPLAEAKSEVSHAAAYLQWYAEEANRVYGETIPAPSRDRRMIVIKQPIGVVGAITPWNFPASMVARKISPALAAGCTVVLKPAEQTPLVAGAMVALADKAGFPAGVVNLVYAAEGDGVGRELCFNPQVRKISFTGSTEVGRLLMRQCADQVKKLSLELGGNAPFIVFDDADVDAAVDGAIQAKFRNAGQTCVSANRLYVQAGVHDEFAEKFTARVGTLAVGDGFAPDTAIGPLIDGRALAKIEAHVADAVEKGGRIRCGGNRIAGAGTFFAPTVLTGISRDMRIAQEETFGPLAPIIRFTDADQVVREANDTIYGLAAYFYASNLSRVWRVAEALEYGMVGINTGRMSSEAAPFGGVKQSGMGREGSRHGLEDYLEMKYLCMGGI from the coding sequence TTGGCCCTGTCGCACACCCTCATCCGCCGCCTGAAGAACCCCGAACTGTTCGAGGCGATCGCCGATCCCGCCTGGCTCGGCCTTGCCGCCGGCACACCCACCTTCGCGGTCGTCAATCCCGCCACCGGCGAGCATCTGGCCGACATTCCCGACATGGGCGTGGACGGCGCCCGGGCCGCCATCGACAAGGCCGGCGAAGCGCAGGCCGAATGGGCCGGCCTGACGGCGCGCGAGCGCTCCGACACGCTCTGGCGCTGGCACCAGTTGATCGTCCGCCATACGGACGACCTCGCGGCCATCCTGACCGCCGAGATGGGCAAGCCGCTCGCCGAGGCGAAATCCGAGGTCTCGCACGCCGCCGCCTATCTGCAATGGTATGCCGAGGAGGCGAACCGCGTCTACGGCGAGACGATCCCGGCCCCCTCGCGCGACCGGCGCATGATCGTCATCAAGCAGCCGATCGGCGTCGTCGGCGCCATTACGCCCTGGAATTTCCCGGCCTCGATGGTCGCGCGAAAAATCTCGCCGGCACTGGCAGCCGGCTGCACCGTGGTGCTGAAGCCAGCGGAGCAGACGCCGCTGGTGGCGGGCGCGATGGTGGCGCTCGCCGACAAGGCCGGTTTTCCGGCCGGCGTGGTCAACCTCGTCTATGCGGCCGAGGGGGACGGCGTCGGGCGCGAACTCTGCTTCAATCCGCAGGTGCGCAAGATCAGCTTCACCGGCTCGACGGAAGTGGGCCGCCTCCTGATGCGGCAATGCGCCGACCAGGTGAAGAAGCTCAGCCTGGAACTCGGCGGCAACGCCCCCTTCATCGTCTTCGACGACGCCGATGTCGACGCGGCCGTGGACGGCGCGATCCAGGCAAAGTTCCGCAATGCCGGGCAGACCTGCGTTTCGGCGAACCGGCTCTATGTGCAGGCCGGCGTCCACGACGAATTCGCCGAGAAATTCACCGCCCGCGTCGGCACGCTCGCCGTCGGCGACGGCTTTGCGCCGGACACCGCCATCGGCCCGCTGATCGACGGGCGGGCGCTCGCCAAAATCGAGGCCCATGTCGCCGACGCCGTGGAAAAGGGCGGGCGCATCCGCTGCGGCGGCAATCGCATCGCGGGTGCGGGCACCTTCTTCGCGCCGACCGTGCTCACCGGCATCTCCCGCGACATGCGCATCGCGCAGGAGGAGACCTTCGGCCCGCTCGCCCCCATCATCCGCTTCACGGATGCCGATCAGGTGGTGCGCGAGGCCAATGACACGATCTACGGCCTCGCCGCCTATTTCTACGCCTCCAATCTCAGCCGCGTCTGGCGCGTCGCCGAGGCCCTGGAATACGGCATGGTCGGCATCAATACCGGGCGCATGTCCTCCGAGGCCGCCCCCTTCGGCGGCGTCAAGCAGTCCGGCATGGGCCGCGAAGGCTCCCGCCACGGGCTGGAGGACTATCTGGAGATGAAATATCTCTGCATGGGCGGCATCTGA
- a CDS encoding branched-chain amino acid ABC transporter substrate-binding protein, with protein sequence MRRILIIGTALGLLMGTAARAEDLTFAVAGPLTGPLATIGDQFKQGAQAAADAINAKGGVMGRQIKLQFEDDQCDPKQAVSVANRIAAAGIKFVDGHACSGSSIPASAVYAENGTLMMSPASSNPVMTDDAAAKGWTNIMRLYTRDDAQGAFIGPWIAKEYAGKNVAVLHDKTAYGQGVADAVRTTMNASGLKEVLAEGINAGEKDYNALVTKLKDAKVDVVYFGGYHPEAGLILRQATEQGYKFQLIMPDSIASPEFWQVAGPAGEGTLFVFPSDPQAKPEAKEAVEKISAGGFKPEGFTLFSYAVIQAFAQGVERAGSDDPTEVAKALKDGKPIDTVVGTVTFDEKGDLKNASYDINRWSNGTYAPIAK encoded by the coding sequence ATGAGACGCATTCTGATCATCGGCACGGCGCTTGGCCTGCTCATGGGCACGGCGGCCCGCGCGGAGGACCTGACCTTCGCCGTCGCCGGTCCGCTGACGGGGCCGCTCGCCACGATCGGCGACCAGTTCAAGCAGGGCGCGCAGGCTGCTGCCGACGCCATCAACGCCAAGGGCGGCGTGATGGGCCGCCAGATCAAGCTGCAGTTCGAGGACGACCAGTGCGATCCCAAGCAGGCGGTGTCGGTCGCCAACCGTATCGCCGCCGCCGGCATCAAGTTCGTCGATGGCCATGCCTGCTCCGGTTCGAGCATTCCGGCCTCGGCGGTCTATGCCGAGAACGGCACGCTGATGATGAGCCCGGCCTCCTCGAACCCGGTCATGACGGACGACGCGGCCGCCAAGGGCTGGACGAACATCATGCGCCTCTATACCCGCGACGATGCGCAGGGCGCCTTCATCGGCCCGTGGATCGCCAAGGAATATGCCGGCAAGAACGTCGCCGTCCTGCATGACAAGACGGCCTATGGCCAGGGCGTGGCCGACGCCGTGCGCACCACCATGAACGCCAGCGGCCTCAAGGAAGTGCTCGCCGAAGGCATCAATGCCGGTGAGAAGGACTACAACGCGCTCGTGACGAAGCTGAAGGACGCCAAGGTCGATGTCGTCTATTTCGGCGGCTATCACCCGGAAGCCGGTCTCATCCTGCGTCAGGCGACCGAACAGGGCTACAAGTTCCAGCTCATCATGCCCGACTCCATCGCCTCGCCGGAATTCTGGCAGGTCGCCGGCCCGGCCGGCGAAGGCACGCTGTTCGTCTTCCCCTCCGACCCGCAGGCCAAGCCCGAGGCGAAGGAAGCGGTCGAGAAGATCTCCGCCGGCGGCTTCAAGCCGGAAGGCTTCACGCTCTTCTCCTATGCCGTGATCCAGGCCTTCGCCCAGGGCGTCGAGCGCGCCGGCTCGGACGACCCGACCGAAGTCGCCAAGGCGCTGAAGGACGGCAAGCCCATCGATACCGTGGTCGGCACGGTCACCTTCGACGAGAAGGGCGACCTGAAGAACGCCAGCTACGACATCAACCGTTGGAGCAACGGCACCTACGCGCCGATCGCCAAGTAA
- a CDS encoding sarcosine oxidase subunit gamma family protein, which translates to MRAGVAFMFDLARKWQPEPDWAEARLTGPNLQVRALGRVGQRLVSGDVEGFLARHDLGRDIGALGLALGDRYAVRVARDRLLTVGLSADELPDGWHDEGCAVSTVGAALHVFEASGAGVRDLLARAVTVDPDHPGPCAAMPFGGVMAVVYRHGDAGTLRIHVDRGLASYLWEWFECQPLLAQG; encoded by the coding sequence ATGAGAGCGGGAGTCGCCTTCATGTTTGACCTTGCCCGCAAATGGCAGCCCGAGCCGGATTGGGCCGAGGCCCGCCTTACCGGCCCCAACTTGCAGGTCCGCGCGCTGGGACGTGTCGGACAGCGCCTCGTCAGCGGAGATGTGGAGGGCTTCCTCGCCCGCCACGATCTGGGCCGGGACATCGGCGCGCTGGGGCTGGCCCTCGGGGATCGTTATGCGGTGCGCGTCGCGCGCGACCGTCTGCTGACGGTCGGGCTTTCCGCCGACGAACTGCCCGACGGATGGCACGACGAAGGCTGCGCGGTCTCGACTGTCGGCGCGGCCCTGCATGTCTTCGAGGCCAGCGGCGCGGGTGTCCGCGACCTCCTGGCGCGGGCGGTGACGGTCGATCCGGACCATCCGGGACCGTGCGCCGCCATGCCGTTCGGCGGCGTGATGGCCGTGGTCTATCGGCACGGCGATGCCGGGACCTTGCGCATTCATGTCGACAGGGGGCTTGCCAGCTATCTGTGGGAGTGGTTCGAATGCCAGCCACTCCTTGCGCAGGGGTAG
- a CDS encoding sarcosine oxidase subunit beta family protein — translation MTRHYSAFSLLKEGLSGQKGWQQAWRSPEPKPRYDVLIIGGGGHGLATAYYLARTHNIRNVAIIEKGWLGGGNTGRNTTVVRSNYFFPESTALYDMALRLYETLGRDLNYNIMLSQRGIVTLAHSEAEMEMAARTVNAMQINGTDAELFGIEDVRRVLPLLNVSPGARYPVFGGVWQGRAGTARHDAVAWGYARAADRLGVDIIQSCEVEEFIVEGGRCRGVKTSRGEIRAERTGMVVAGHSSNLAAKAGFRLPITSYALQACVSEPVKPVLDTVVLSPGTGTYASQSDKGELVLGGALDRVPSYGQRGNLPVLEEVVAGLLEMFPSFRQLRLMRQWAGIVDVTPDSSPILGESPLPGLFLNCGWGTGGFKAIPAGGTLLAHLLATGKHHDVSRPFDLDRFARGRLIDEAAGSGIAH, via the coding sequence ATGACGCGGCATTATTCCGCCTTCTCGCTCCTCAAGGAGGGGCTTTCCGGCCAGAAGGGCTGGCAGCAGGCCTGGCGCTCGCCCGAGCCGAAGCCGCGCTACGATGTTCTGATCATCGGCGGCGGCGGACATGGTCTGGCGACGGCCTATTACCTTGCCCGCACGCACAATATCCGCAACGTCGCGATCATCGAGAAGGGTTGGCTCGGCGGCGGCAATACCGGGCGCAACACGACCGTCGTGCGCTCGAACTACTTCTTCCCGGAAAGCACGGCGCTCTACGATATGGCGCTGCGTCTCTACGAGACGCTCGGCCGCGACCTCAACTACAACATCATGCTGTCGCAGCGCGGCATCGTCACGCTGGCCCATTCGGAGGCCGAGATGGAAATGGCGGCGCGCACCGTCAACGCCATGCAGATCAACGGCACGGACGCCGAACTGTTCGGCATCGAGGACGTGCGGCGGGTGCTGCCGTTGCTGAACGTTTCGCCTGGCGCGCGCTATCCGGTGTTCGGCGGCGTCTGGCAGGGCAGGGCCGGCACGGCGCGGCACGATGCGGTCGCCTGGGGCTATGCCCGCGCGGCCGACCGGCTGGGCGTCGATATCATCCAGTCCTGCGAGGTGGAGGAATTCATTGTCGAGGGCGGGCGATGCCGCGGCGTGAAAACCAGCCGGGGCGAGATCCGCGCCGAGCGGACGGGTATGGTCGTTGCGGGCCATTCCTCGAATCTCGCGGCGAAGGCCGGCTTCCGCCTGCCCATCACGTCCTATGCCCTGCAGGCCTGCGTTTCCGAGCCGGTGAAGCCCGTGCTGGACACCGTCGTCCTGTCCCCCGGCACCGGCACCTATGCCAGCCAGTCGGACAAGGGCGAACTGGTGCTCGGCGGCGCGCTCGACCGTGTGCCTTCCTATGGCCAGCGCGGCAACCTGCCGGTGCTGGAGGAGGTCGTCGCCGGCCTGCTTGAAATGTTCCCGAGCTTCCGCCAGCTCCGGCTGATGCGGCAATGGGCCGGCATCGTCGATGTGACGCCGGATTCCTCGCCCATCCTCGGGGAAAGCCCGCTGCCGGGCCTCTTCCTCAACTGCGGCTGGGGAACCGGCGGCTTCAAGGCCATCCCGGCCGGCGGCACGCTGCTCGCCCACCTGCTGGCGACAGGAAAACACCACGATGTCAGCCGCCCCTTCGATCTAGACCGTTTCGCCCGCGGCCGGTTGATCGACGAGGCGGCCGGCTCCGGCATCGCGCACTAG
- a CDS encoding sarcosine oxidase subunit alpha family protein — MTAWRTEGGTALDRSRPLSFTFDGRTVEGFAGDTLASALLAGGVRVLGRSFKYHRPRGLWGAGVEEPNALVDIAGGMPNTRATLALAAHGMTVRSVNAEPSAQKDRHAFLDAFSRFIPAAFYYKTFMFPDWHLFEPRIRQMAGLGTVDAAVDAPAFAEQVNRHCDVLVVGAGPSGLLAARTAARAGKRVVLCDDGREAGGSLLFREATIEGRPGAEWARDVAAELEQAGALVLTGTTAFGIYDHRLVGLSQKVAEGASDRLWRVRAASIVLATGAIERPLPFGDNDLPGVMSTEAALVYLRRFGVVSGRRIVVATNNGLAYETALALAAAGAEVTVVDYRADAPVPAGLRVLKGVTVAAALGRGTVTGVRLSDGTVMEADAVLASGGFTPTVHLFCQAQGKLDWRDDILAFVPGRPVEGVEVVGAAAGRFALPAALAGDAAQDLGIVAAWPKPGARERVWIDLQNDVTAKDVELAVRENFVSVEHLKRYTTLGMATDQGKTSNVNGLALMAELTGRRIPAVGTTTYRPPFTPVPFATFAGARSGTRMNPLRRLPLEREHRADGAVFRAYGGWLRPAFYGPGEPDECIQAEAKAAREGVALFDGSPLGKIEVIGPDAARFLDFIYYNTMSTLAPGRCRYGFILTEGGVVYDDGVLVRLDENRFVVSCSSSHVAGVHGLLEEWRQDRFDKRRVFIHNATAEMATLTVTGPRARDLMEALGLDLPLDDASLPHMAVVSGLFDGMAVRIARVSFTGDRSYEISVPADRAAAVWARLRQAGKAFGASLLGLEALMILRAEKGYIVVGKDTDGTSRPMDFGLTAPLERKKVEFLGRRSLVTEDAARPDRRQFVGLEAVDGLGLLPTGAHGVEREAGKQRSTGYVTSSYFSPVLQKPIALGLIERGLARMGDIVELQHLRETRRARIVPSCAFDESGSRLHV; from the coding sequence ATGACGGCATGGCGCACTGAAGGCGGCACCGCGCTCGACAGGTCGCGGCCGCTTTCCTTCACCTTCGACGGCCGCACGGTCGAGGGCTTTGCCGGCGACACGCTCGCCTCGGCGCTTCTGGCCGGGGGCGTTCGCGTGCTCGGCCGCAGCTTCAAGTATCACCGCCCGCGCGGTCTCTGGGGCGCGGGCGTCGAGGAACCGAACGCGCTGGTCGACATCGCCGGCGGCATGCCGAACACGCGTGCCACGCTGGCGCTCGCCGCCCATGGCATGACCGTGCGCAGCGTGAATGCCGAGCCGAGCGCGCAGAAGGATCGCCACGCTTTCCTCGATGCGTTCTCGCGCTTCATCCCGGCCGCCTTCTACTACAAGACCTTCATGTTCCCCGACTGGCATCTCTTCGAGCCGCGCATCCGGCAGATGGCGGGTCTCGGGACGGTGGATGCGGCAGTGGACGCCCCTGCCTTCGCCGAGCAGGTAAACCGTCATTGCGACGTGCTGGTGGTTGGCGCGGGGCCTTCGGGCCTTCTTGCCGCCCGCACGGCGGCGCGCGCGGGAAAACGGGTCGTGCTCTGCGACGATGGCCGTGAGGCCGGCGGCAGCCTGCTTTTCCGCGAAGCGACCATCGAAGGCCGCCCCGGCGCCGAATGGGCGCGGGACGTGGCGGCGGAACTGGAGCAGGCCGGCGCGCTGGTGCTGACCGGCACGACGGCCTTCGGCATCTACGATCACCGCCTCGTCGGCCTTAGCCAGAAGGTGGCGGAGGGAGCGTCGGATCGGTTGTGGCGTGTCCGCGCGGCGTCGATCGTGCTTGCCACGGGCGCCATCGAGCGGCCGTTGCCCTTCGGTGACAACGACCTCCCGGGTGTCATGTCCACGGAAGCCGCATTGGTCTACCTCCGTCGCTTCGGCGTCGTTTCGGGCCGCAGGATCGTCGTCGCTACAAACAATGGCCTCGCCTACGAGACCGCGCTGGCGCTTGCGGCGGCCGGTGCGGAGGTGACGGTCGTCGATTATCGCGCCGATGCCCCCGTGCCTGCCGGGCTGCGGGTGCTGAAGGGCGTGACCGTCGCGGCCGCGCTCGGCCGTGGCACGGTGACCGGCGTCAGGCTTTCCGACGGCACGGTGATGGAAGCGGATGCGGTCCTCGCCTCGGGCGGCTTCACGCCGACCGTGCATCTCTTCTGCCAGGCGCAGGGCAAGCTGGACTGGCGCGACGATATCCTCGCCTTCGTTCCCGGCCGCCCCGTCGAGGGCGTCGAGGTGGTGGGCGCGGCGGCCGGGCGGTTCGCTCTGCCAGCGGCGCTTGCCGGCGATGCGGCGCAGGACCTCGGCATCGTTGCGGCCTGGCCGAAGCCGGGCGCGCGCGAGCGCGTCTGGATCGACCTGCAGAACGATGTCACGGCCAAGGATGTGGAGCTTGCGGTGCGGGAGAATTTCGTCTCCGTCGAGCACCTGAAGCGCTACACCACGCTCGGCATGGCGACGGATCAGGGCAAGACTTCCAATGTCAACGGCCTCGCCCTGATGGCCGAGCTGACGGGCCGGCGTATCCCCGCCGTCGGCACGACGACCTATCGACCGCCCTTCACGCCGGTTCCCTTCGCCACCTTCGCCGGCGCGCGGTCCGGCACGCGCATGAACCCGCTGCGCCGCCTGCCGCTCGAACGGGAGCATCGCGCCGATGGCGCCGTGTTCCGCGCCTATGGCGGCTGGCTGCGGCCGGCTTTCTACGGTCCCGGCGAACCCGACGAGTGCATCCAGGCGGAGGCGAAGGCCGCACGCGAGGGCGTTGCGCTCTTCGACGGTTCGCCGCTCGGCAAGATCGAGGTCATCGGGCCGGATGCCGCCCGGTTCCTCGATTTCATCTACTACAACACCATGTCGACGCTGGCGCCCGGCCGCTGCCGCTATGGCTTCATCCTCACGGAAGGGGGCGTCGTCTACGATGACGGCGTGCTGGTCCGGCTCGACGAGAACCGTTTCGTCGTCTCCTGCTCGTCCTCGCATGTGGCGGGCGTGCATGGCCTGCTGGAGGAATGGCGGCAGGATCGTTTCGACAAGCGGCGGGTCTTCATCCATAACGCGACCGCCGAAATGGCGACGCTGACCGTGACCGGCCCGCGCGCAAGGGACCTCATGGAGGCGCTCGGCCTCGATCTTCCCCTCGACGATGCCTCCTTGCCGCACATGGCCGTGGTCTCCGGCCTGTTCGACGGCATGGCGGTGCGGATCGCCCGTGTCAGCTTCACGGGGGATCGGTCCTATGAGATTTCCGTGCCGGCCGACCGTGCCGCCGCGGTCTGGGCGCGGCTGCGGCAGGCCGGTAAGGCCTTCGGCGCGAGCCTGCTCGGTCTTGAGGCGCTGATGATCCTGCGGGCGGAAAAGGGCTATATCGTCGTCGGCAAGGATACCGATGGCACGAGCCGACCCATGGATTTCGGCCTTACCGCGCCGCTGGAGCGCAAGAAGGTGGAATTCCTCGGTCGCCGTTCGCTGGTCACGGAGGACGCCGCGCGGCCGGATCGCCGCCAGTTCGTCGGGCTGGAGGCGGTCGACGGTCTCGGGCTGCTGCCGACGGGCGCGCATGGCGTGGAGCGGGAGGCTGGCAAGCAGCGCAGCACCGGCTACGTCACATCGAGTTATTTCAGCCCCGTTCTGCAGAAGCCGATTGCGCTGGGGTTGATCGAGCGGGGCCTTGCCCGCATGGGCGATATCGTCGAGTTGCAGCATCTGCGGGAGACCAGGCGCGCGCGCATCGTCCCTTCCTGCGCCTTCGATGAGAGCGGGAGTCGCCTTCATGTTTGA
- a CDS encoding acetyl-CoA C-acyltransferase, translating to MALEDPIVIVGSARTPMGGFQGDLGSVAAPELGAAAIRAALARSGLAAEAVEEVVFGCVLPAGQGQAPARQAALGAGLPFSAGATTVNKMCGSGMKAVMLAHDLIAAGSTSFAVAGGMESMTNAPYLLDRARGGYRIGHGRILDHMFLDGLEDAYDKGRLMGTFAEDCAEAYQFTRAAQDDYAIASLTRARRAIETGAFDAEIVPVIVKAGRAEAVVSQDEQPGKAKLEKIATLKPAFREGGTVTAANASSISDGAAALVLMRRSRAEREGLAPLATIVGHASHAQAPHLFATAPVGALRRLGERAGWKLGDVDLFEINEAFAVVAMAAMRDLDLPHDKVNVHGGACALGHPIGASGARVLVTLLAALERHGLKRGMATLCIGGGEATAVAVERL from the coding sequence ATGGCGCTGGAGGATCCGATCGTCATCGTCGGTTCGGCCCGCACCCCGATGGGCGGATTTCAGGGCGATCTCGGGAGCGTCGCCGCGCCGGAACTCGGGGCGGCCGCGATCCGCGCCGCGCTGGCGCGCAGCGGCCTTGCGGCGGAGGCCGTGGAGGAGGTCGTGTTCGGCTGCGTGCTGCCGGCCGGTCAGGGGCAGGCGCCGGCCCGTCAGGCGGCGCTCGGCGCGGGCCTGCCGTTTTCTGCCGGCGCGACCACCGTCAACAAGATGTGCGGCTCGGGCATGAAGGCAGTCATGCTAGCGCATGATCTCATCGCCGCCGGCAGCACCTCGTTCGCTGTCGCCGGCGGCATGGAGAGCATGACGAACGCGCCCTATCTGCTCGACCGCGCCCGCGGCGGCTACCGTATCGGGCATGGCCGCATCCTCGACCACATGTTCCTCGACGGGCTGGAAGACGCCTATGACAAGGGTCGCCTCATGGGCACCTTCGCCGAGGACTGCGCCGAGGCCTACCAGTTTACCCGCGCGGCGCAGGACGACTACGCCATCGCCTCCCTGACTCGCGCCCGCCGGGCTATCGAGACGGGCGCTTTCGATGCCGAGATTGTGCCTGTCATCGTGAAGGCCGGGCGTGCGGAGGCTGTCGTCAGTCAGGACGAGCAGCCCGGCAAGGCGAAGCTGGAGAAGATCGCAACGCTGAAGCCGGCCTTCCGCGAGGGCGGCACGGTGACCGCGGCGAACGCTTCCTCGATTTCCGACGGCGCGGCCGCGCTGGTGCTGATGCGCCGCTCCCGGGCCGAGCGGGAGGGCCTTGCCCCGCTTGCCACTATCGTCGGCCATGCGAGTCATGCGCAGGCACCCCATCTCTTCGCGACCGCGCCGGTCGGTGCGCTGCGAAGGCTTGGCGAGCGCGCCGGCTGGAAACTCGGGGATGTCGACCTCTTCGAGATCAACGAGGCCTTTGCTGTCGTCGCGATGGCGGCGATGCGCGACCTCGACCTGCCGCACGACAAGGTCAACGTCCATGGCGGGGCCTGCGCGCTCGGCCACCCCATCGGCGCATCGGGCGCTCGCGTGCTCGTCACGCTGCTGGCCGCGCTCGAGCGTCACGGCCTGAAACGCGGCATGGCGACGCTGTGCATCGGCGGCGGCGAGGCGACTGCCGTGGCGGTCGAAAGGCTGTAA
- a CDS encoding DMT family transporter, with amino-acid sequence MPIHELAALGAATCWAVTGLISAGPASHLGAPAFNRARQIFVTGLLTLYVLATGVWRELELANAGPLLLSGLIGIFIGDTLLFETLNRLGPRRSGILFALNAPITALLGWLALGETLPPLAVAGIAVTAAGVFLAILFGKRRAQMHQWEAIKGPLWIGVLLGIGAATGQAIGSIVARPVMATGIDPVLASLLRVGIAAFCLSILLQLPIPSVKPKGPLTLKVAAMTALTGLIALAVGMTLLLFALSGGKVGIVSTLSATSPALILPMLWLRTGERPAAGAWAGAALVVVGMGLLFIR; translated from the coding sequence ATGCCAATCCATGAACTTGCAGCACTGGGCGCCGCGACCTGCTGGGCCGTGACGGGGCTGATTTCGGCCGGCCCGGCCAGCCATCTCGGCGCCCCGGCCTTCAACCGGGCGCGCCAGATCTTCGTCACCGGGCTTCTGACGCTCTATGTGCTCGCCACGGGCGTCTGGCGCGAGCTGGAACTGGCCAATGCCGGGCCGCTCCTCCTGTCCGGGCTGATCGGCATCTTCATCGGCGACACGCTGCTGTTCGAAACGCTCAACCGCCTCGGCCCGCGCCGCTCCGGCATCCTCTTCGCCCTCAATGCGCCGATCACCGCGCTGCTCGGCTGGCTGGCGCTCGGTGAAACGCTGCCGCCGCTGGCGGTGGCGGGCATCGCGGTGACGGCCGCGGGCGTGTTCCTCGCCATCCTCTTCGGCAAGCGCCGGGCGCAAATGCATCAATGGGAGGCGATCAAGGGGCCGCTGTGGATCGGCGTGCTCCTCGGCATCGGCGCGGCGACGGGGCAGGCCATCGGCTCCATCGTCGCACGGCCGGTCATGGCGACCGGCATCGATCCCGTGCTCGCCTCGCTGCTGCGCGTCGGCATCGCCGCCTTCTGCCTCAGCATCCTCCTCCAGCTTCCGATCCCCTCCGTGAAGCCGAAGGGACCGCTGACGCTGAAGGTCGCGGCCATGACCGCGCTTACGGGCCTCATCGCCCTCGCCGTCGGCATGACGCTGCTGCTCTTTGCGCTTTCCGGCGGAAAGGTCGGCATCGTCTCCACCCTGTCGGCCACCTCCCCCGCGCTGATCCTGCCCATGCTCTGGCTGAGGACCGGCGAACGCCCCGCCGCCGGGGCCTGGGCGGGCGCGGCCCTCGTCGTCGTCGGCATGGGGCTGCTCTTCATCCGCTAA
- a CDS encoding TetR/AcrR family transcriptional regulator, with product MGAGSGKGKRAVAAQAAGRMTREAWVEAGVAALVEEGIANVKIQTIARRLAVSRSSFYWFFADLQDLQKELLAHWLCKNTSPILERALRPASTVTGAVCHIFECWVDPALFDPRLDAAVRSWGQVDAAIRQAVDQADDQRVEALTHMFSRYGYAAEEAFIRARVLYFTQIGHYTLGMRDDREMRLRLLRAYLLSFTGRQASDDEVEAFAALMRRVQPGD from the coding sequence GTGGGCGCTGGATCGGGAAAAGGGAAGCGCGCCGTCGCCGCGCAGGCGGCCGGGCGGATGACGCGGGAGGCTTGGGTCGAGGCGGGCGTTGCGGCGCTTGTCGAGGAGGGCATCGCCAATGTGAAGATCCAGACCATCGCCAGGAGGCTGGCCGTTTCCCGCTCCAGCTTCTACTGGTTCTTCGCGGATTTGCAGGACCTGCAGAAGGAACTGCTCGCCCACTGGCTTTGCAAGAACACGAGTCCCATCCTCGAGCGCGCCCTTCGCCCGGCATCCACCGTGACGGGGGCCGTGTGCCATATCTTCGAATGCTGGGTGGACCCGGCGCTTTTCGATCCACGCCTCGATGCGGCCGTGCGCTCCTGGGGGCAGGTGGACGCGGCGATACGCCAGGCCGTCGATCAGGCGGACGATCAGCGGGTCGAGGCGCTGACGCATATGTTCTCGCGCTATGGCTATGCCGCCGAGGAGGCTTTCATCCGGGCGCGGGTTCTCTATTTCACGCAGATCGGCCACTACACGCTCGGCATGCGCGACGACCGCGAAATGCGCCTGCGCCTCCTGCGCGCCTATCTTCTCAGTTTCACCGGGCGACAGGCCTCGGACGACGAGGTCGAGGCCTTCGCGGCGCTGATGCGGCGCGTTCAGCCCGGCGACTGA